The Brassica oleracea var. oleracea cultivar TO1000 chromosome C6, BOL, whole genome shotgun sequence genome includes a region encoding these proteins:
- the LOC106298491 gene encoding 50S ribosomal protein L31, chloroplastic, with protein sequence MAVSLPNSFLQINPCAPSLVARKPVKAAAIGARGGGSKPSVVQITCRKKDLHPEFHEDAKVYCNGELVMTTGGTKKEYVVDVWSGNHPFYLGNRSALMVDADQVEKFRKRFAGLSEIMEIPVLKGEIVLPTKKSKGAGKGKKK encoded by the exons ATGGCGGTTTCTCTCCCGAACTCGTTCCTCCAGATCAACCCATGCGCTCCTTCTCTGGTAGCTAGAAAG CCGGTTAAGGCGGCAGCGATTGGCGCGAGAGGAGGAGGAAGTAAACCGTCGGTGGTTCAAATAACGTGCAGGAAGAAGGATTTGCACCCCGAGTTTCACGAGGACGCCAAGGTCTACTGCAACGGGGAGCTCGTGATGACCACGGGAGGGACCAAGAAAGAGTATGTCGTCGATGTTTGGTCCGGTAACCACCCGTTTTACCTCGGGAACAGGTCGGCTCTGATGGTTGATGCTGATCAGGTCGAGAAGTTCCGTAAGAGGTTCGCGGGGCTGTCGGAGATTATGGAGATTCCGGTTCTGAAAGGAGAGATCGTGTTGCCGACCAAGAAGAGCAAAGGTGCTGGCAAAGGGAAGAAGAAGTGA
- the LOC106298252 gene encoding uncharacterized protein LOC106298252 → MTKKQQLDGVEAEKAEAMRRYNNQRRFRNIVRAAAVAFFCYLWFPTLQAACDWFNRTGAVINLTNRALVFFFVNVLVGSIFLLSRDHGDEDSRSVGSNEPDLYDQYTSFSAVTVAVTASDEDDSKKKIVPTFITVVHEEEEVVAEKQIVPAEEEVVVEAVTTENKVIRPATEFRRTESERRKGNKREVTKIRRTESANAAIERLNSEEFRLKVEAFIMEKKRCLVQEKNDVVGWREDGSYGLELVGADSSHGSC, encoded by the coding sequence ATGACGAAGAAGCAGCAGCTCGATGGCGTGGAGGCGGAGAAAGCGGAAGCGATGAGGAGATACAACAACCAGAGACGGTTCAGGAACATCGTACGAGCAGCCGCCGTAGCTTTCTTCTGCTACTTGTGGTTTCCCACGCTACAAGCTGCCTGCGATTGGTTTAACCGAACCGGAGCGGTTATTAATTTAACCAACCGCGCGCTCGTCTTCTTCTTCGTTAACGTACTCGTCGGTTCGATCTTCCTTCTATCTCGCGATCACGGCGACGAAGATAGTAGGAGTGTTGGTAGTAACGAGCCAGACCTATACGATCAGTACACCTCCTTCTCCGCCGTAACCGTAGCCGTAACCGCCTCCGATGAAGATGATTCGAAAAAGAAAATCGTTCCGACGTTTATCACGGTGGTCCATGAGGAGGAGGAGGTGGTTGCGGAGAAGCAAATCGTTCCGGCGGAGGAGGAGGTGGTTGTCGAGGCGGTTACAACGGAGAATAAGGTTATCCGGCCGGCGACGGAGTTTCGGAGGACTGAGTCGGAGAGGAGGAAGGGGAATAAGAGGGAGGTGACGAAGATTCGGAGGACTGAGTCGGCGAACGCGGCGATCGAGAGGTTGAACAGCGAGGAGTTTCGTTTGAAGGTGGAGGCGTTTATAATGGAGAAGAAGAGATGTCTTGTTCAGGAGAAAAACGACGTCGTTGGATGGAGAGAAGATGGTTCTTATGGACTTGAGCTCGTTGGTGCTGACTCAAGCCATGGGTCGTGCTAA
- the LOC106298452 gene encoding zinc finger CCCH domain-containing protein 16 isoform X2: MRKELCRNFQQGSCRYGERCRYLHPQQNKTSNNPFGFGVQGGSNSNRPNQSQQPFQNTWQRNPSSGSGGGASSSTQQSSKQTQQADHKCTDPAACKRVIQEDLKNERPMWKLTCYAHCKHLPCDVSGDISYEELRAMAYEESKRGVPLQSIVERERNLQNAKVAEFENFLRSPYRGAATSNQTPSIFPPATQVNASPGGFSAFNQQPALFPNTNAGGGTPNPFGRFNQQPNAFSVNTPQPAPSGPSGFLSQPSSFGPGPAAPSGFQPSVSFKPASFGPGPVAPSGFQSQPASFGPGPGLSTPPQNSSIFPSVTPTPAFNTNQNNQTGFSFNSPVASFTSQAVDTTNTPSGTELQAGGAPVDNSIWLKEKWNPGEIPEQAPPDAFVHR; this comes from the exons ATGAGAAAAGAGTTGTGCAGAAACTTTCAGCAGGGCAG TTGTAGGTATGGAGAAAGATGTAGATACCTTCATCCA CAACAGAACAAGACTTCGAACAACCCTTTTGGATTTGGTGTACAAGGCGGTTCCAACTCCAACAGACCAAATCAGTCTCAGCAG CCTTTTCAGAATACATGGCAACGTAATCCTTCTAGTGGTAGTGGTGGTGGTGCTTCTTCTTCTACGCAGCAGTCTAGTAAACAGACTCAGCAGGCTGACCATAA ATGCACGGATCCTGCTGCGTGTAAGAGGGTGATTCAAGAGGATCTTAAGAATGAGAGACCCATGTGGAAGCTCACTTGCTACGCTCACTGCAAACA CCTTCCTTGTGACGTTTCTGGTGATATCAGCTACGAAGAGTTACGTGCCATGGCGTATGAAGAATCCAAACGAGGAGTACCTCTACAGTCTATT GTTGAAAGGGAGAGGAACTTGCAAAATGCTAAAGTAGCTGAGTTTGAAAACTTTCTAAGGAGTCCATACAGAGGCGCTGCTACATCCAATCAAACTCCTAGTATCTTCCCACCAGCTACTCAGGTCAACGCCTCTCCAGGGGGATTCTCTGCCTTCAACCAACAACCAGCATTATTCCCAAACACCAATGCTGGTGGTGGAACTCCTAATCCTTTTGGACGGTTTAATCAACAACCTAATGCTTTCAGCGTCAACACTCCTCAACCTGCTCCTTCAG GTCCTTCTGGTTTCCTGAGTCAACCATCATCGTTTGGACCTGGACCAGCTGCTCCATCTGGTTTCCAACCATCAGTATCGTTCAAGCCAGCATCGTTTGGACCTGGACCGGTTGCTCCCTCTGGTTTCCAGAGTCAGCCAGCATCGTTTGGACCTGGGCCAGGACTCTCCACACCTCCACAGAACAGCAGCATCTTTCCTTCAGTAACTCCAACGCCGGCTTTTAACACTAACCAGAATAATCAGACCGGTTTTAGTTTCAATTCCCCTGTTGCATCTTTCACTTCTCAAGCTGTAGACACAACAAACACACCTTCCGG AACCGAGCTGCAAGCAGGAGGTGCCCCTGTTGATAATAGCATCTGGTTAAAGGAGAAATGGAATCCAGGAGAG ATTCCGGAGCAAGCGCCGCCTGATGCATTTGTTCATCGATAA
- the LOC106298643 gene encoding glycine-rich cell wall structural protein, producing MMNKPEMRSCMTCNWSPVLTTSLPNSGSESDLVQRDLINERKRKRLESNRESARRSRMRKREHLVGLTTQLEQLRKDNRKATIAIDVTTEHYDKMEAENSVMRAQVTELNHRLNSLNQIIAFPESYSSAAGEFGMVTGHSAAGGFGMETGHSAAEGFGMEAAPSAAGGFGMETGQSATGGFGVPSAPSAAGGFEMETGDYAAGGFGMATAPSAAGVFGMATAPSAAGGFEMDTAAGGFGVATVPSAAGVFGMENAPSAAAGGFEMETCQGGGVTDYVDDWSSGGGGGFYDDGWSSGGGGGFYDGGEMDPFDLGFYDEPPNMASASAGVGDVLNFW from the coding sequence ATGATGAATAAACCGGAGATGAGATCGTGTATGACCTGTAACTGGTCGCCGGTTTTAACGACCAGTTTACCAAACTCCGGTTCGGAGTCCGATCTCGTGCAACGTGATCTGATCAACGAGCGGAAGAGGAAGAGGCTGGAGTCCAACAGAGAGTCGGCAAGGAGGTCGAGGATGAGGAAGCGGGAGCATCTGGTGGGTCTAACCACTCAGCTCGAGCAGCTGCGCAAGGATAACCGCAAGGCCACCATCGCGATCGATGTCACGACGGAGCACTACGACAAGATGGAGGCGGAGAACTCCGTTATGAGAGCTCAGGTGACCGAGCTAAACCATCGCCTGAATTCCCTCAACCAGATCATCGCTTTTCCAGAGTCTTACTCCTCCGCCGCCGGAGAGTTTGGGATGGTGACGGGCCACTCCGCCGCCGGAGGGTTTGGAATGGAGACGGGTCACTCCGCCGCTGAAGGTTTTGGGATGGAGGCTGCTCCCTCCGCCGCCGGAGGGTTTGGGATGGAGACGGGTCAGTCCGCCACCGGAGGTTTTGGGGTGCCGTCAGCTCCCTCCGCCGCCGGAGGATTTGAGATGGAGACGGGTGATTACGCCGCCGGAGGATTTGGGATGGCGACAGCTCCCTCCGCCGCCGGAGTATTTGGAATGGCGACTGCTCCCTCCGCCGCCGGAGGATTTGAGATGGACACCGCCGCTGGAGGATTTGGGGTGGCGACAGTTCCCTCCGCCGCCGGAGTATTTGGAATGGAGAATGCTCCCTCCGCCGCCGCCGGAGGATTTGAGATGGAGACTTGTCAGGGAGGAGGAGTAACCGATTACGTCGATGACTGGAGTAGCGGAGGAGGAGGTGGATTTTACGACGATGGCTGGAGCAGCGGAGGAGGAGGTGGATTTTACGACGGAGGAGAGATGGACCCTTTCGATCTAGGGTTTTATGACGAACCACCAAACATGGCTTCTGCTTCTGCTGGCGTTGGTGATGTTCTCAACTTTTGGTAA
- the LOC106298452 gene encoding zinc finger CCCH domain-containing protein 16 isoform X1: protein MRKELCRNFQQGSCRYGERCRYLHPQQTIPNNPFGFGTQQQQNKTSNNPFGFGVQGGSNSNRPNQSQQPFQNTWQRNPSSGSGGGASSSTQQSSKQTQQADHKCTDPAACKRVIQEDLKNERPMWKLTCYAHCKHLPCDVSGDISYEELRAMAYEESKRGVPLQSIVERERNLQNAKVAEFENFLRSPYRGAATSNQTPSIFPPATQVNASPGGFSAFNQQPALFPNTNAGGGTPNPFGRFNQQPNAFSVNTPQPAPSGPSGFLSQPSSFGPGPAAPSGFQPSVSFKPASFGPGPVAPSGFQSQPASFGPGPGLSTPPQNSSIFPSVTPTPAFNTNQNNQTGFSFNSPVASFTSQAVDTTNTPSGTELQAGGAPVDNSIWLKEKWNPGEIPEQAPPDAFVHR from the exons ATGAGAAAAGAGTTGTGCAGAAACTTTCAGCAGGGCAG TTGTAGGTATGGAGAAAGATGTAGATACCTTCATCCACAACAAACTATACCAAACAACCCCTTCGGCTTCGGCACACAGCAGCAACAGAACAAGACTTCGAACAACCCTTTTGGATTTGGTGTACAAGGCGGTTCCAACTCCAACAGACCAAATCAGTCTCAGCAG CCTTTTCAGAATACATGGCAACGTAATCCTTCTAGTGGTAGTGGTGGTGGTGCTTCTTCTTCTACGCAGCAGTCTAGTAAACAGACTCAGCAGGCTGACCATAA ATGCACGGATCCTGCTGCGTGTAAGAGGGTGATTCAAGAGGATCTTAAGAATGAGAGACCCATGTGGAAGCTCACTTGCTACGCTCACTGCAAACA CCTTCCTTGTGACGTTTCTGGTGATATCAGCTACGAAGAGTTACGTGCCATGGCGTATGAAGAATCCAAACGAGGAGTACCTCTACAGTCTATT GTTGAAAGGGAGAGGAACTTGCAAAATGCTAAAGTAGCTGAGTTTGAAAACTTTCTAAGGAGTCCATACAGAGGCGCTGCTACATCCAATCAAACTCCTAGTATCTTCCCACCAGCTACTCAGGTCAACGCCTCTCCAGGGGGATTCTCTGCCTTCAACCAACAACCAGCATTATTCCCAAACACCAATGCTGGTGGTGGAACTCCTAATCCTTTTGGACGGTTTAATCAACAACCTAATGCTTTCAGCGTCAACACTCCTCAACCTGCTCCTTCAG GTCCTTCTGGTTTCCTGAGTCAACCATCATCGTTTGGACCTGGACCAGCTGCTCCATCTGGTTTCCAACCATCAGTATCGTTCAAGCCAGCATCGTTTGGACCTGGACCGGTTGCTCCCTCTGGTTTCCAGAGTCAGCCAGCATCGTTTGGACCTGGGCCAGGACTCTCCACACCTCCACAGAACAGCAGCATCTTTCCTTCAGTAACTCCAACGCCGGCTTTTAACACTAACCAGAATAATCAGACCGGTTTTAGTTTCAATTCCCCTGTTGCATCTTTCACTTCTCAAGCTGTAGACACAACAAACACACCTTCCGG AACCGAGCTGCAAGCAGGAGGTGCCCCTGTTGATAATAGCATCTGGTTAAAGGAGAAATGGAATCCAGGAGAG ATTCCGGAGCAAGCGCCGCCTGATGCATTTGTTCATCGATAA